The following are encoded in a window of Mycobacterium vicinigordonae genomic DNA:
- a CDS encoding ammonium transporter, whose translation MTPGLAIFYGGMVRTTGVLNMIMMSFISIPLVTVAWLLVGYSLAFAGGGLGGFLGGLAHAGMAGIGPQTLHGQVPELLYATFQLTFAIITAALISGAIADRAKFAAWLVFVPAWTIAVYSVVAHWVWAPTGWLSKMGVLDYAGGLVVEIVSGSSALALALVLGPRIGFKVEAMRPHNLPFVLLGVGLLWFGWFGFNAGSALAADGLASAIFLNTLVAGCLGMMGWLAVEQFRDGKPTTFGAASGVVAGLVAITPSCGTVNTLGAAVVGLVAGIVCSYAILVKFKLNYDDSLDVVGVHFVGGVVGVSMIGLLATAVMTGGPRGLLYGGGLGQLGKQSLAMVVVAVYAFGMSFALAKLIDRFLGFRLSAADEKSGIDLTQHAETAYPEGVYGHQAPRHSASFGERDESRPRTIDDEDE comes from the coding sequence ATGACGCCCGGGCTGGCGATCTTCTACGGCGGCATGGTGCGCACCACCGGCGTGCTGAACATGATCATGATGAGTTTCATCTCCATCCCGCTCGTCACGGTGGCGTGGCTGCTGGTGGGATACAGCCTGGCGTTCGCCGGCGGCGGTCTCGGCGGGTTCCTCGGGGGTCTGGCACATGCGGGCATGGCGGGCATCGGGCCGCAGACCCTGCACGGACAAGTGCCAGAGCTGCTCTACGCCACTTTCCAGTTGACTTTCGCCATCATCACCGCCGCGCTGATCAGCGGTGCCATCGCCGATCGGGCCAAGTTCGCCGCCTGGCTGGTGTTCGTACCGGCGTGGACAATCGCGGTTTACTCCGTTGTAGCGCACTGGGTTTGGGCGCCAACGGGGTGGCTGTCCAAGATGGGTGTGCTCGATTACGCGGGTGGTCTGGTGGTCGAGATCGTCTCGGGCTCCTCGGCGCTGGCCCTGGCGCTGGTGCTGGGGCCGCGCATTGGTTTCAAGGTGGAGGCGATGCGACCGCACAACCTTCCGTTCGTGCTCCTCGGGGTAGGACTGCTGTGGTTCGGCTGGTTCGGGTTCAACGCCGGTTCGGCGCTGGCCGCCGACGGACTGGCCTCGGCGATCTTCCTGAACACGCTGGTGGCCGGCTGCCTGGGCATGATGGGCTGGCTGGCGGTGGAACAGTTCCGCGACGGCAAGCCCACCACCTTCGGTGCCGCCTCGGGGGTGGTGGCCGGGCTGGTGGCCATCACACCATCCTGTGGAACGGTGAACACTCTGGGTGCCGCCGTCGTCGGGCTGGTCGCCGGAATCGTGTGCTCCTACGCGATCCTGGTCAAGTTCAAGCTCAACTATGACGACTCGCTGGACGTGGTGGGCGTGCACTTCGTCGGTGGGGTCGTCGGCGTATCGATGATCGGGCTGCTGGCCACCGCGGTGATGACCGGTGGTCCGCGCGGATTGCTGTACGGGGGCGGCCTGGGCCAGCTGGGCAAGCAGTCGCTGGCTATGGTGGTCGTCGCGGTCTACGCGTTCGGGATGAGCTTCGCCCTGGCCAAGCTGATCGACCGATTCTTAGGGTTCCGGCTCAGCGCCGCGGACGAGAAGAGCGGCATCGACTTGACCCAGCACGCCGAGACCGCCTACCCCGAGGGCGTATACGGGCATCAGGCGCCGCGCCACTCCGCGTCGTTCGGCGAGCGGGATGAGTCGCGCCCGCGGACCATCGACGACGAAGACGAGTGA
- a CDS encoding WhiB family transcriptional regulator, giving the protein MANPCASNPELWFGYPDDDGGDGAAKARAYERSATEARIQCLRRCPLAQQRMCAQRAITHREEYGVWAGVKLPGGQYRKREQLARAHEELRRIAAGEINARQLPENTALLARHESSTVAVSAAVLHLPQARLGPRTAA; this is encoded by the coding sequence ATGGCAAACCCCTGCGCATCCAACCCAGAACTCTGGTTCGGTTATCCCGACGACGACGGCGGAGACGGCGCCGCCAAGGCCCGCGCCTACGAGCGGTCGGCGACCGAGGCACGGATTCAATGTCTGCGGCGGTGCCCGCTGGCTCAGCAGCGCATGTGCGCCCAGCGGGCGATCACCCATCGTGAGGAGTACGGGGTTTGGGCCGGCGTAAAGCTGCCAGGCGGCCAGTACCGAAAACGCGAACAACTCGCGCGGGCCCATGAGGAATTGCGCCGCATCGCCGCCGGCGAGATCAATGCCCGGCAGCTGCCGGAGAACACCGCGCTGCTGGCCCGGCACGAAAGCAGCACCGTGGCCGTCAGCGCGGCGGTGTTGCATCTCCCGCAGGCCCGGCTGGGTCCGCGCACGGCAGCCTGA
- a CDS encoding DUF3662 and FHA domain-containing protein, with product MGSRRGLVQRIERKLEATVGDAFARVFGGSILPEEVEAMLRREANDGVRSLQGNRLLAPNEYIITLSVHDSEKLGADPDLTSGAFARYLADYIQEQGWQTYGDVVVRFEESSNLHTGQFRARGAVNPDVEPRPTATDAARPQSKHAFGAEPGVRPMTDNPNYRGQGRPDEYYDDRYGRQEDPRGGYPPEQGGYPPQQGYPPQQGGYGQGGYEQPQGGYGQGGYQDQGGYGQPQGGYEQPQGGYGQGGYQDQGGYGQPQGGYEQPQGGYGQGGYQDQGGYGQGGYGEAQGGYAPTHESAPAAPQGPPGGGYGAAGGYGQEQGYQQGGYSQGQPQGGYGQPQGGYGDYGREPARQDAGGYGAPPAPAEPQRQAYPEQGGYGQDQGYQQGGGYGRQEYGANEYTQYAEAAPGGGYAPAPGGYGEPAGRSDYDYGQPPAPDYGQPAPDYGQGGGYGGYGQGGYGQAGAQVTLQLDDGSGRTYQLRDGSNIVGRGQDAQFRLPDTGVSRRHLEIRWDGQVALLSDLNSTNGTTVNNAPVQEWQLADGDVIRLGHSEIIVRIH from the coding sequence ATGGGTAGCCGACGAGGGCTGGTTCAACGCATCGAGCGCAAACTCGAGGCGACCGTCGGTGATGCGTTTGCCCGGGTTTTTGGCGGATCGATCCTGCCGGAAGAAGTTGAAGCGATGCTGCGGCGTGAGGCCAACGACGGCGTCCGGTCCTTGCAGGGAAATCGCCTTTTGGCACCCAACGAATACATCATTACCCTCAGTGTGCACGACTCGGAGAAGTTGGGCGCCGATCCGGACCTTACGTCGGGCGCTTTTGCTCGGTACTTGGCGGACTATATCCAAGAACAGGGGTGGCAAACGTATGGTGATGTGGTCGTACGGTTCGAGGAATCCTCGAACCTGCATACCGGCCAGTTCCGCGCCCGCGGTGCTGTCAACCCCGACGTCGAGCCCCGCCCGACGGCTACCGATGCCGCACGGCCACAATCGAAGCATGCGTTTGGCGCAGAACCAGGAGTACGACCGATGACTGACAATCCGAACTACCGCGGTCAGGGGCGGCCCGACGAGTACTACGACGACCGCTACGGACGCCAAGAAGACCCGCGCGGCGGCTACCCGCCCGAGCAGGGCGGCTACCCGCCCCAGCAGGGCTACCCACCACAGCAGGGTGGCTACGGCCAGGGCGGCTACGAACAACCCCAAGGCGGCTACGGCCAGGGCGGCTACCAGGACCAGGGCGGCTACGGGCAGCCCCAGGGTGGATACGAGCAGCCGCAAGGCGGCTACGGCCAGGGCGGCTACCAGGACCAGGGCGGCTACGGGCAGCCCCAGGGTGGATACGAGCAGCCGCAAGGCGGCTACGGCCAGGGCGGCTACCAGGACCAGGGCGGCTACGGCCAAGGCGGGTACGGCGAGGCGCAGGGCGGCTACGCACCGACCCACGAGTCGGCTCCCGCGGCGCCTCAGGGCCCTCCCGGCGGCGGCTACGGCGCTGCGGGCGGCTACGGCCAGGAGCAGGGTTACCAACAGGGCGGCTACAGCCAGGGCCAGCCGCAGGGTGGCTACGGACAACCCCAGGGCGGCTACGGCGACTACGGGCGCGAGCCCGCTCGTCAGGATGCCGGTGGTTACGGCGCCCCGCCTGCGCCGGCGGAGCCGCAGCGGCAGGCCTACCCCGAGCAGGGCGGCTACGGGCAAGACCAGGGTTACCAGCAGGGCGGCGGCTACGGGCGCCAGGAATACGGCGCCAACGAGTACACCCAGTACGCCGAGGCTGCGCCCGGCGGCGGCTACGCCCCGGCGCCGGGCGGCTATGGCGAGCCCGCCGGCCGCTCGGATTACGACTACGGGCAGCCGCCGGCGCCCGACTATGGTCAACCCGCCCCTGACTACGGTCAAGGCGGTGGCTATGGCGGCTACGGGCAGGGCGGTTACGGGCAGGCGGGAGCGCAGGTCACCCTGCAGCTCGATGACGGCAGCGGGCGCACTTACCAGCTGCGCGACGGCTCGAACATCGTCGGTCGGGGGCAAGACGCCCAGTTCCGGCTGCCCGATACGGGTGTGTCGCGTCGGCATCTGGAAATTCGCTGGGACGGCCAGGTCGCGCTGCTCTCGGACCTGAACTCGACGAACGGCACCACCGTCAACAACGCGCCAGTCCAGGAATGGCAGCTGGCCGACGGCGATGTCATCCGTCTGGGCCACTCCGAGATCATCGTCCGCATCCACTGA
- a CDS encoding pirin family protein, whose product MSNLEVEPSEVACGASPTAAVSEVLRPREVPLGGPRAIRVQRTLPQRQRSLIGAWCFIDHYGPAATQMDVPPHPHTGLQTVSWLFDGEVEHRDSAGVHAMVHPGELNLMTAGAGICHSEVSTPGRVLRGAQLWVALPDSARDTGRAFAHYRPEETLLPSARLKVFLGELAGSRSPVTPFTPLLGAQVDLDPGAGVDLSVDPAFEHGVLCDAGPVQMGGVTLAVAELGYQGPGHQTLHLRSAGGAPARVLLLGGVPFGEQLVMWWNFVGRSHDDIVAYRQSWQDGNDGPAADRFGAVAGYRGPVTRLPAPPLPTTRLLPRPAAQPEERT is encoded by the coding sequence GTGAGCAACCTGGAGGTGGAACCTTCCGAAGTCGCTTGTGGCGCTTCGCCGACGGCCGCCGTTTCCGAAGTGCTGCGGCCACGGGAGGTCCCGCTGGGTGGTCCGCGGGCGATCCGGGTGCAGCGCACGCTCCCACAGCGGCAACGCTCACTGATCGGGGCATGGTGCTTCATCGATCACTACGGACCCGCCGCCACTCAGATGGACGTCCCGCCGCACCCGCATACCGGATTACAAACCGTGAGTTGGCTGTTCGATGGCGAGGTTGAACATCGCGACAGTGCCGGCGTCCACGCAATGGTGCACCCGGGCGAGCTGAACCTGATGACCGCCGGCGCAGGCATCTGCCATTCCGAGGTGTCCACGCCCGGACGGGTTCTGCGCGGCGCGCAACTGTGGGTAGCGCTGCCGGATTCGGCACGCGACACCGGTCGCGCCTTCGCGCACTACCGGCCCGAAGAGACGCTGCTGCCCAGCGCGCGGCTCAAGGTGTTTCTCGGGGAGTTAGCCGGAAGCCGTTCTCCGGTAACGCCTTTCACGCCGTTACTGGGTGCACAAGTCGATCTCGACCCCGGAGCAGGGGTCGACCTCAGCGTCGACCCGGCATTCGAGCACGGCGTGCTGTGTGACGCGGGACCCGTACAGATGGGTGGGGTCACCCTGGCCGTCGCCGAGCTCGGGTACCAGGGCCCGGGACATCAAACACTGCACCTGCGCAGTGCGGGCGGCGCACCGGCTCGGGTTTTGCTGTTGGGCGGCGTCCCGTTCGGCGAACAGCTGGTGATGTGGTGGAACTTCGTCGGTCGCAGCCACGACGACATCGTCGCCTATCGTCAGTCATGGCAGGACGGCAACGACGGGCCCGCCGCGGACCGGTTCGGTGCCGTCGCGGGTTACCGGGGTCCGGTCACCCGCCTGCCGGCACCGCCCCTGCCCACCACCCGGCTGCTGCCCAGGCCGGCTGCCCAACCAGAGGAGCGCACATGA
- a CDS encoding acyl-CoA dehydrogenase family protein, with protein sequence MTFDLTPTAAQHDLARRTHEFTEEVIRPVALEYDQRQEFPWPVLEEAAQRGFYSPLFYRDLIGDPTGISLPMFMEELFWGCAGIGLAIVMPALALSAIGQAASPEQMLDWAPECFGTPGDLKLAALAISEPEGGSDVRNLRTTARRDGDDWIIDGHKMWIGNGGIANVHVVNAVVDQELGHRGQALFVVPGGTPGLELVRKLDKLGCRASHTAELKFNNVRVPGGNLLGGQDKLEHKLAKAREVVAGGKKSGSATLGTFEQTRPMVAAQAIGIARAALEYATAYATEREAFGGPIIDNQGIAFPLAELATQIDAARLLTWRASWMAASGVPFERGEGSMSKMAASEVAVKATERAIQTMGGWGYITDHPVEKWYRDAKLYTIFEGTSEIQRMVIANALGSNVDTPPLHVTIEPSGGPLNRIFGRGTPLRSRAADTALSLKDRVPEPFMRVAMKVLRPPGR encoded by the coding sequence ATGACCTTCGACCTGACCCCCACGGCAGCCCAGCACGACTTGGCGCGGCGGACACACGAATTCACCGAAGAAGTGATCCGGCCCGTCGCCCTCGAGTACGACCAGCGCCAGGAGTTCCCCTGGCCCGTGCTGGAGGAGGCGGCGCAGCGCGGCTTCTACAGCCCGTTGTTCTACCGGGATCTGATCGGCGATCCCACCGGCATCTCGCTACCGATGTTCATGGAGGAGCTGTTCTGGGGTTGTGCGGGAATCGGTCTGGCGATCGTCATGCCTGCGTTGGCGCTGTCGGCGATCGGCCAGGCCGCCTCTCCGGAGCAGATGTTGGATTGGGCCCCTGAATGTTTCGGCACGCCAGGTGATCTCAAGCTCGCCGCGCTGGCGATCTCGGAACCCGAAGGCGGCAGCGACGTGCGCAATCTGCGAACCACTGCCCGCCGCGACGGCGACGACTGGATCATCGACGGCCACAAGATGTGGATCGGCAACGGCGGCATCGCCAACGTCCACGTCGTCAACGCCGTCGTCGACCAGGAACTCGGCCACCGCGGCCAGGCGCTGTTCGTGGTGCCTGGCGGCACACCGGGGTTGGAGTTGGTGCGCAAGCTCGACAAGTTGGGTTGCCGCGCTTCACACACCGCTGAATTGAAGTTCAACAACGTGCGGGTTCCGGGCGGCAACCTGCTGGGCGGCCAGGACAAGCTGGAGCACAAGTTGGCCAAGGCGCGGGAAGTGGTCGCCGGCGGCAAGAAATCCGGCTCGGCCACCCTGGGTACCTTCGAGCAGACCCGACCGATGGTCGCGGCGCAGGCAATCGGGATCGCCCGCGCCGCGCTGGAATACGCGACTGCCTACGCCACCGAACGGGAAGCCTTCGGCGGCCCCATCATCGACAACCAAGGCATCGCTTTTCCTCTGGCGGAATTGGCAACCCAGATCGATGCCGCCCGTCTCTTGACGTGGCGGGCATCCTGGATGGCGGCCAGCGGTGTCCCGTTCGAGCGGGGTGAGGGTTCGATGTCGAAGATGGCCGCCAGCGAAGTTGCGGTCAAAGCCACCGAGCGCGCCATTCAGACGATGGGCGGCTGGGGCTACATCACCGATCACCCGGTGGAAAAGTGGTATCGGGATGCCAAGCTGTACACCATCTTCGAAGGCACCAGCGAAATCCAGCGGATGGTGATCGCCAACGCGCTGGGTTCTAACGTCGACACCCCGCCATTGCACGTGACCATCGAGCCGAGCGGGGGTCCGTTGAACCGGATATTCGGCCGCGGGACGCCGTTGCGTTCACGCGCAGCCGACACCGCGCTGTCGCTGAAGGATCGGGTGCCCGAACCATTCATGCGGGTAGCGATGAAGGTACTGCGCCCACCGGGGCGCTGA
- a CDS encoding DUF4226 domain-containing protein, protein MSDQAGSSVAAIQQRQAALARKHSAIADADRTLADVLTSAHQAVRDSARRLETIAAEIDRAVPQHGGSGGDTTLGAREFQRFLVAKQREIAAVVASAREVSRTKSAVLQGLQDQYSIHTG, encoded by the coding sequence ATGTCGGACCAAGCCGGGTCTTCGGTAGCGGCCATCCAGCAGCGCCAGGCGGCGCTGGCCAGAAAGCACAGTGCGATCGCCGATGCCGACCGGACGTTGGCCGACGTCCTCACTAGCGCACACCAGGCGGTGCGAGATAGCGCCCGCCGGCTCGAGACGATTGCGGCGGAGATCGACCGCGCGGTGCCGCAGCATGGCGGTTCGGGCGGCGATACGACGCTGGGTGCGCGCGAGTTCCAGCGTTTCCTGGTCGCAAAGCAGCGTGAGATCGCCGCCGTGGTGGCCAGCGCACGCGAGGTTAGCCGTACGAAAAGTGCTGTGCTGCAAGGCTTGCAAGACCAATACTCGATCCACACGGGGTGA
- a CDS encoding GNAT family N-acetyltransferase — protein sequence MTTDKTGAVTTVTKEDDRYSIDVGGQTVGFADFADRGEQRIFHHTEIDPDFGGRGLATILLEEALQATRADGKRIVPVCSMVVTVLKKHPEYNDITDPVSAEVVGWVNARPGH from the coding sequence ATGACCACCGACAAAACCGGCGCGGTAACCACCGTGACGAAGGAGGACGACCGGTACAGCATCGACGTCGGCGGCCAGACCGTCGGCTTCGCCGATTTCGCCGACCGAGGCGAGCAGCGCATCTTCCACCACACCGAGATCGACCCGGACTTCGGCGGCCGCGGGCTCGCGACCATCCTGCTGGAGGAGGCGCTGCAGGCCACCCGCGCCGACGGCAAGCGCATCGTGCCGGTGTGCTCGATGGTGGTCACCGTGCTCAAGAAGCATCCCGAATACAACGACATCACTGATCCGGTCTCCGCCGAAGTTGTCGGATGGGTCAACGCGCGTCCCGGTCACTAA
- a CDS encoding YdeI/OmpD-associated family protein, with product MTSQKVPGGVVHELPADLRQALIGNSTALALWNDITPLARNEFICWVEDAKQVTTRERRIRRTQEELEEGKRRPCCWPGCKHRERNGR from the coding sequence GTGACCAGCCAGAAAGTGCCGGGCGGCGTTGTCCACGAACTTCCCGCCGACCTGCGGCAGGCGTTGATCGGCAACAGCACCGCGCTAGCGCTCTGGAACGACATCACCCCGTTGGCGCGCAATGAATTCATCTGCTGGGTCGAGGACGCCAAGCAGGTCACGACCCGGGAGCGCCGCATCCGCCGCACCCAGGAGGAGCTCGAAGAAGGCAAGCGGCGGCCCTGCTGCTGGCCGGGTTGCAAGCACCGGGAGCGCAACGGCAGGTAG
- a CDS encoding helix-turn-helix domain-containing protein has translation MSRESAGAAMRALRESRDWSLADLAAATGVSIMGLSYLERGARKPHKSTVQKVENGLGLPPGTYSRLLVAADPNAELARLLATQPPELGIARRPGPVVVDRHDDTEVLEGYAEAQLETLRSVIDRLPAKTSNEYETYILSVIAQCVKAEMLAASSWRVAVNASVDSAGRLMEHLQALEATRSALLQRMPASLSARFDRACTRSSLPDAVIAALLGVGGDEVWDIRNRGVIPPAAMPRVRAFTEAMERAPGSEPSLESAEESGDDR, from the coding sequence GTGAGCCGTGAGTCGGCCGGCGCGGCCATGCGTGCGCTGCGCGAGTCCCGTGACTGGTCGCTCGCGGACCTGGCGGCAGCCACCGGGGTGAGCATCATGGGGCTGAGCTACCTGGAGCGCGGCGCCCGAAAGCCGCATAAAAGCACAGTTCAGAAAGTTGAGAACGGTTTAGGCTTGCCCCCCGGCACCTACTCGCGATTGTTGGTCGCCGCCGATCCCAACGCTGAACTGGCGCGCTTGCTTGCGACGCAACCGCCCGAACTCGGTATCGCGCGGCGGCCGGGGCCGGTCGTCGTAGACAGGCACGACGACACCGAGGTGCTGGAGGGATACGCCGAGGCGCAGCTTGAGACGCTCAGGTCGGTCATCGATCGCCTACCAGCGAAGACATCAAACGAATATGAGACGTATATTCTGTCTGTGATCGCACAGTGTGTGAAGGCGGAGATGCTGGCCGCCAGCTCGTGGCGGGTCGCAGTGAACGCCAGCGTCGATTCGGCCGGACGCCTCATGGAGCATCTGCAGGCCCTCGAAGCAACACGCAGCGCCCTGTTGCAGCGAATGCCAGCAAGTCTGAGTGCGCGCTTCGACCGGGCCTGTACGCGGTCGTCGCTGCCAGATGCGGTTATCGCCGCGTTACTCGGCGTCGGCGGGGACGAGGTTTGGGACATCCGCAACCGGGGCGTCATTCCTCCGGCGGCGATGCCGCGAGTGCGCGCATTCACCGAGGCGATGGAGCGCGCGCCCGGTTCCGAGCCCAGCCTCGAGTCCGCCGAAGAGTCGGGGGATGACCGGTGA
- a CDS encoding PPE family protein, translated as MTAPIWMASPPELHSALLSAGPGPGALLAAAGAWQALAAEYDSAAAELLGVLGAVQSGSWEGPSAAEYVAAHAPYLGWLAGAQAKSLAAAAQHEAAATAYTTALAMMPTLPELAANHIIHGVLVGTNFFGINTIPIALNEADYVRMWIQAATTMGTYQAVATSSAAAVPTTSPAPAVVKADAANFAAEPSQLAAAAPAADSGSQLNLADLITQLLQQYLDYVNSVFQPIINFLQNPIGNSFQLINDFLTNPEAALVTWGPFLFAVAYQVFSWIGASLTYPQLLLDPLLAITMGVVIGVGYQYLQQLPAAVPDGEGVGASTAPVVSSHSSNYPMATLAPTVAGPAGAPVTTAAGSAGAAPASAAPAAAAPAIPYAVAGIGPDEGFSPTFRDRTGVKAPAEGIPAAAAGVSARDKRRARRRRAATMPEHQYADEFLDYDPDADVPPEEPLVAASSRGAGAMGFGGTVASGDADATGLVTLDGDEYGSGPTMPMLPTTWEERG; from the coding sequence ATGACGGCTCCGATTTGGATGGCCTCGCCGCCCGAGTTGCACTCCGCATTGTTGTCCGCGGGACCCGGCCCGGGTGCGCTGCTGGCCGCGGCGGGCGCCTGGCAGGCGCTTGCCGCGGAATACGATTCGGCGGCAGCCGAGCTGCTCGGGGTGCTGGGTGCGGTGCAGTCGGGTTCGTGGGAGGGACCCTCGGCCGCCGAGTACGTCGCCGCACACGCTCCCTACTTGGGGTGGTTGGCCGGCGCGCAGGCCAAGAGCCTGGCCGCGGCCGCTCAGCACGAGGCCGCCGCGACCGCCTACACGACGGCGCTGGCGATGATGCCGACCTTGCCGGAGCTAGCGGCTAACCACATCATCCACGGGGTGCTGGTCGGTACGAATTTCTTTGGTATCAACACGATTCCGATCGCGCTGAACGAGGCCGACTACGTCCGGATGTGGATCCAGGCCGCCACCACCATGGGGACCTATCAAGCTGTCGCGACGTCGTCGGCGGCGGCGGTGCCCACCACCTCACCGGCGCCCGCGGTTGTCAAGGCCGACGCCGCGAATTTCGCCGCCGAACCCAGTCAGCTGGCTGCGGCCGCGCCGGCCGCCGACTCAGGTAGCCAACTTAACCTCGCCGACCTCATCACACAGCTGCTGCAGCAGTATCTCGACTACGTCAACAGTGTGTTCCAGCCGATCATCAACTTCCTGCAAAATCCGATCGGCAACAGCTTCCAGTTGATCAACGACTTCCTGACCAACCCGGAGGCGGCTTTGGTCACCTGGGGGCCGTTCCTGTTCGCGGTTGCCTACCAGGTCTTCTCGTGGATCGGAGCATCGCTGACCTACCCTCAGCTGCTGCTCGATCCGCTGCTCGCGATCACGATGGGCGTGGTGATCGGGGTTGGTTACCAGTATCTGCAGCAGTTACCTGCCGCCGTCCCCGACGGCGAGGGGGTGGGGGCTTCGACGGCACCGGTGGTGTCCTCGCACTCCTCGAACTACCCGATGGCCACCCTGGCGCCCACCGTGGCTGGCCCGGCCGGTGCTCCGGTGACCACTGCTGCGGGCAGCGCGGGGGCCGCGCCGGCCTCGGCTGCTCCGGCGGCCGCGGCGCCGGCCATTCCCTACGCTGTAGCCGGTATTGGACCCGACGAAGGGTTCTCCCCCACTTTCCGTGACCGGACCGGCGTGAAGGCCCCGGCGGAAGGAATTCCGGCCGCCGCGGCGGGGGTTTCGGCACGCGATAAGCGGCGAGCGCGGCGCCGGCGGGCGGCCACAATGCCCGAGCATCAGTACGCCGACGAGTTCCTGGACTACGACCCTGACGCCGACGTACCGCCCGAGGAACCGCTGGTCGCCGCATCGAGCCGTGGCGCAGGCGCGATGGGATTTGGTGGCACCGTTGCCAGCGGCGACGCCGACGCCACTGGCTTGGTCACCCTGGACGGCGACGAATACGGTAGCGGGCCGACCATGCCGATGCTGCCTACCACCTGGGAGGAGCGGGGATAG
- a CDS encoding C40 family peptidase has translation MSRLELEALRRAHDLFVGVGANPGVDAGTGVFSDESNTVVGQHHYQRTATRARTALTSAAQTDAAATAVLAGAHRDRAAAREVTGAVLGEAQADAATTPTTPLAQREAMRRRVARLRAQRAHVTSARSRSRRHAAALRALRYRMTHHRRGRRLPLPSGRAGLAVRAALSRLGRPYVWGATGPDQFDCSGLVQWAYAQAGVHLDRTTYQQINDGVPVPRSQVRPGDLVFPHAGHVQLAIGNNLVVEAPYSGASVRISPLGGNVQIRRPL, from the coding sequence GTGAGCCGCCTCGAACTCGAGGCCCTGCGCCGCGCCCACGATCTTTTCGTTGGCGTGGGTGCGAATCCCGGTGTGGACGCGGGCACCGGGGTGTTTAGTGATGAGTCGAATACCGTTGTCGGACAACATCATTATCAACGGACCGCAACCCGCGCCCGGACGGCCCTGACGTCGGCCGCGCAAACGGATGCAGCAGCAACCGCCGTGCTCGCCGGCGCCCATCGCGATCGCGCCGCCGCGCGCGAGGTCACCGGCGCCGTTCTCGGCGAGGCTCAGGCCGATGCCGCCACCACGCCGACGACACCGCTGGCGCAACGGGAAGCGATGCGTCGCCGGGTGGCGCGGTTGCGTGCTCAACGCGCGCACGTCACGTCCGCCCGGAGTCGCTCGCGACGCCACGCTGCGGCGCTGCGCGCGCTGCGTTATCGGATGACGCACCATCGCCGCGGACGGCGACTGCCACTGCCGAGCGGGCGGGCCGGGCTCGCGGTGCGCGCCGCGCTCTCGCGGCTGGGCCGGCCGTATGTCTGGGGTGCGACCGGTCCCGATCAGTTCGATTGCTCTGGGCTGGTCCAATGGGCCTACGCGCAGGCCGGTGTGCACCTCGATCGCACCACGTACCAACAGATCAACGACGGGGTCCCGGTGCCGCGATCGCAGGTGCGACCCGGTGACCTGGTGTTTCCGCACGCGGGCCACGTGCAGCTGGCGATCGGCAACAACCTGGTGGTCGAAGCGCCATATTCGGGCGCGTCCGTGCGGATCAGCCCGCTGGGCGGCAACGTGCAGATCCGGCGGCCACTGTGA
- a CDS encoding FHA domain-containing protein FhaB/FipA has translation MQGLVLQLTRAGFLMLLWLFIWSVLRILRTDIYAPTGAVMVRRGLALRGSLLPSRQRRDSVRYLVVTEGALAGARITLSGQPVLIGRADDSTLVLTDDYASTRHARLSQRGSEWYVEDLGSTNGTYLDRAKVTTAVRVPIGTPVRIGKTAIELRP, from the coding sequence ATGCAGGGTTTGGTTCTGCAACTGACGCGCGCCGGGTTCCTAATGCTGTTGTGGCTCTTCATCTGGTCGGTGCTGCGGATCCTGCGCACCGACATCTACGCCCCGACGGGTGCGGTCATGGTGCGGCGTGGGCTTGCGTTGCGCGGCAGCCTGCTGCCGTCACGGCAACGCCGAGACTCGGTCCGCTATCTGGTCGTCACAGAGGGGGCGCTGGCCGGAGCCCGCATCACGCTCAGCGGACAGCCGGTGCTGATCGGGCGCGCGGATGATTCGACGTTGGTGTTGACTGACGATTACGCATCGACTCGGCATGCCAGGCTGTCCCAACGCGGTTCGGAATGGTATGTGGAAGATCTAGGTTCGACGAACGGCACTTACCTTGACAGGGCGAAGGTGACGACTGCGGTACGAGTTCCCATAGGTACGCCGGTTCGGATCGGCAAGACGGCTATCGAGTTGCGCCCGTGA